A single genomic interval of Trachemys scripta elegans isolate TJP31775 chromosome 3, CAS_Tse_1.0, whole genome shotgun sequence harbors:
- the SLC30A6 gene encoding zinc transporter 6 isoform X3, with the protein MVVLMFLKGLASSGLWNSLITCLISYWVMMKKPSPAYSFGFERFEVLAVFASTVLAQLGALFILKESTERFLEQPEIHTGRLLVGTFVALFFNLFTMLSIRNKPFAYVSEAASTSWLQEHVADLSRSLCGIIPGLSSIFLPRMNPFVLIDLAGAFALCITYMLIEINNYFAVDTASAIAIALMTFGTMYPMSVYSGKVLLQTTPPHVIGQLDKLIREVSTLDGVLEVRNEHFWTLGFGTLAGSVHVRIRRDANEQMVLAHVTNRLYTLVSTLTVQIFKDDWIRPTLTSGPIANNMLNLSDHHIIPMPHLKATDNLNPVTSTPAKPSSPPPEFSFNTPGKNMNPVILLNTQTRPYGLGLNHGSVPYSSVFNQGLGIPGMGATQGFRTGFTNVPSRYGTSTRGQPQP; encoded by the exons atggtcgttcttatgttcttaaaaggaTTGGCTTCTTCAGGACTCTGGAACAG TTTGATAACATGCCTAATAAGCTACTGGGTAATGATGAAGAAGCCCAGCCCAGCCTATTCATTTGG GTTTGAGAGATTTGAAGTACTAGCAGTATTTGCTTCCACAGTTCTGGCACAACTTGGAGCTCTTTTCATACTAAAAGAAAG TACAGAACGGTTTCTGGAACAACCTGAGATACACAC GGGACGATTGTTGGTTGGTACTTTCGTGGCTCTCTTTTTCAACTTGTTTACAATGCTTTCCATTCGGAATAAGCCTTTTGCTTATGTGTCTGAAG CTGCTAGTACGAGTTGGCTTCAGGAGCATGTTGCAGATCTTAGCAGAAG TCTGTGTGGAATCATTCCAGGGTTGAGCAGCATCTTCCTTCCACGAATGAATCCTTTTGTCTTGATTGATCTTGCTGGTGCTTTTGCTCTTTGCATTACATATATGTTAATTGAAATTAA CAATTATTTTGCTGTAGATACAGCCTCTGCGATAGCTATTGCTTTGATGACTTTTGGTACCATGTATCCTATGAGTGTCTACAGTGGAAAAGTACTACTTCAG ACAACCCCACCACATGTGATTGGTCAGCTAGATAAACTTATTAGAGAG GTTTCCACTTTGGATGGTGTCTTGGAGGTTCGAAATGAGCATTTCTGGACATTGGGCTTTGGTACTTTG GCTGGATCAGTACATGTACGAATTCGAAGAGATGCTAATGAACAAATGGTACTTGCTCATGTGACTAATCGACTGTATACTCTAGTCTCTACTTTGACtgttcagattttcaaagatgattgGATCAGACCTACCTTAACATCTGGGCCTATTGCAAACAATATGTTGAATCTTTCAGATCATCATATTATTCCAATGCCACATTTAAAGGCTACTGATAATTTGAACCCTGTTACATCCACTCCAGCTAAACCTAGCAGCCCACCTCCAGAATTTTCTTTTAACACACCGGGCAAAAATATGAACCCAGTTATCCTTTTAAACACTCAGACAAGACCCTATGGATTGGGCCTTAATCATGGATCTGTACCTTACAGCAGTGTAT
- the SLC30A6 gene encoding zinc transporter 6 isoform X4, which translates to MVVLMFLKGLASSGLWNRFERFEVLAVFASTVLAQLGALFILKESTERFLEQPEIHTGRLLVGTFVALFFNLFTMLSIRNKPFAYVSEAASTSWLQEHVADLSRSLCGIIPGLSSIFLPRMNPFVLIDLAGAFALCITYMLIEINNYFAVDTASAIAIALMTFGTMYPMSVYSGKVLLQTTPPHVIGQLDKLIREVSTLDGVLEVRNEHFWTLGFGTLAGSVHVRIRRDANEQMVLAHVTNRLYTLVSTLTVQIFKDDWIRPTLTSGPIANNMLNLSDHHIIPMPHLKATDNLNPVTSTPAKPSSPPPEFSFNTPGKNMNPVILLNTQTRPYGLGLNHGSVPYSSVFNQGLGIPGMGATQGFRTGFTNVPSRYGTSTRGQPQP; encoded by the exons atggtcgttcttatgttcttaaaaggaTTGGCTTCTTCAGGACTCTGGAACAG GTTTGAGAGATTTGAAGTACTAGCAGTATTTGCTTCCACAGTTCTGGCACAACTTGGAGCTCTTTTCATACTAAAAGAAAG TACAGAACGGTTTCTGGAACAACCTGAGATACACAC GGGACGATTGTTGGTTGGTACTTTCGTGGCTCTCTTTTTCAACTTGTTTACAATGCTTTCCATTCGGAATAAGCCTTTTGCTTATGTGTCTGAAG CTGCTAGTACGAGTTGGCTTCAGGAGCATGTTGCAGATCTTAGCAGAAG TCTGTGTGGAATCATTCCAGGGTTGAGCAGCATCTTCCTTCCACGAATGAATCCTTTTGTCTTGATTGATCTTGCTGGTGCTTTTGCTCTTTGCATTACATATATGTTAATTGAAATTAA CAATTATTTTGCTGTAGATACAGCCTCTGCGATAGCTATTGCTTTGATGACTTTTGGTACCATGTATCCTATGAGTGTCTACAGTGGAAAAGTACTACTTCAG ACAACCCCACCACATGTGATTGGTCAGCTAGATAAACTTATTAGAGAG GTTTCCACTTTGGATGGTGTCTTGGAGGTTCGAAATGAGCATTTCTGGACATTGGGCTTTGGTACTTTG GCTGGATCAGTACATGTACGAATTCGAAGAGATGCTAATGAACAAATGGTACTTGCTCATGTGACTAATCGACTGTATACTCTAGTCTCTACTTTGACtgttcagattttcaaagatgattgGATCAGACCTACCTTAACATCTGGGCCTATTGCAAACAATATGTTGAATCTTTCAGATCATCATATTATTCCAATGCCACATTTAAAGGCTACTGATAATTTGAACCCTGTTACATCCACTCCAGCTAAACCTAGCAGCCCACCTCCAGAATTTTCTTTTAACACACCGGGCAAAAATATGAACCCAGTTATCCTTTTAAACACTCAGACAAGACCCTATGGATTGGGCCTTAATCATGGATCTGTACCTTACAGCAGTGTAT